From Calliphora vicina chromosome 3, idCalVici1.1, whole genome shotgun sequence:
GGGTTCGGTTCGGTCTGCCTGATCTTTACGGGGGGGGGGGgcttcttggatggattgtttagagggggttaaattttaaaaactcgaaaaccattTACCCAAGCATTTGTTATAAACCTCATATAATATCATTGAAACGGATTATTCCGTtttgcaaaattcaatatacaTAGTTTGAATTTTTCGAAACCTATTTTCATTCAAATCTTTTTTTGTGAAATGTGCTAAGTATTTTAGTCCAGGAATACCGGGCATCCTTAAacaggatggcgagacattcaacagtcgtaCTCAAGTGGGTACGGGGACATGGAGATACTACGGGCAACTGTATTGCTGAAGATTTGGCGAAAAAAGGCGCCATGTtacctgacggagacatagatttcctatgtgggattccgttatccaaatgcaagctacacattagtaacttctactatGAGCTCGATCGGACAAGATGGGGATGTGAAGCCACATGCACTATAACCAGAACGATATGGACCCGACTGAATCGGGGACTAACAATATTTGTTCTTGGCTTTacacgctcacaattgagtggtgCAGTGGCAGTCATAACCGGACACTGCACCTTTGGTAACAACGCTAGGAGACTTTGCTTGCCAtaccacgacttctgcagaagttgtcaaaacgaggaggaggatgagactatttttcatcttctttgtcactgtcaggcattaggagatctatgCCTAAGGTTTCTGGGAAACCGTTCCgtaaatagtctttctgagctctcgaatatgaCTTTTTTTCCTCTGGCATCTCCTTTTTAACTTGTTCAATCTTTTCCATCTCTCTTTTCACTTCTATCTGTCCctcttttttctgttttattcaacttttaggtaacacaaagggaccattGCATGAACCCACTTGAGTTCatttcgtggctgcctggaaaccTAACCTAAGCCAAtggaattatatgtatattgttaaattCCAGTGGAAAGCTTATGAAATTAcgcttatttttatatacatagcaTAATTGTTTGAAATATATAGTTAGCATCAGATCGGGAAGAAGAtaggtttcgaaaaatttaaattcaaattcgaaCAAGATTGTATTTCGAATGGTGAATTTATATGAGGTTTATAaggtattaatttaaattaattatttcaaagaatttcatgtcaaaaattaaataaacttaaaatttatataaacaaattatcttCGAAAGCTCCTCTCAAAGACGTTTCACATGATATCAATTTCCAAACCCTTCCAAAGGACTCTGTTATCCTTCAATCCaggggccaaattaccgcattcatgatcgaatgagctatcgtatagaaaaaatgatttcgatatcgaaattatgataaaatgttCTAAGTTTCTTGCTCaatatcgaatgccataatctcaaataatttttgagaaatagtctcctcaaacaaaataaactttcgctttagttgggaacatctaTACAgacggggccaccctaatagaCATGtgtaatttaaacttttttaaatgtttctattaGCATTTAAGCTTGAGagtgcaacaacaataacaacatcaacaacaatgtTTATAGTACTTACGAGCGAGTGCAGCTCGTGCAAAGTTTAAGAAGCTGCATGCAGACATACTAAATGTTAAAGAAacttaaactaaaaacaaaaactatgaaCCAAGTACTATTTACTACTGCATGCTTTGCTATAGCTAGTATATACTAAATACAAAACatagatacatagatacatcCATATGAGAAGAAGATGAAGATGATGCAGTGCAATTGCAATTGTATGTATCTGAGTTAAGTGGGGTGCATGTGTAAGTCAGAATGTGTTCGTTTAGTTGCAGTATGCAGTTTCGGTGGTGTTGGTGGATTGTTTTTGCACAAAATACAAATCAAAtgggaaaaaacaaaaacaaaactaacaaaTTTATGACTTTTATCAATTCTTTGGTTTTTTGTGACTACACGGGCAAACGTATAAAATGCATCTTAGATGCACATCAGAAATTATTCTTACAGTTGTGACTTAACACAAGAGTCAATTTTGTCAAcgttttaaagacaataataatttaaattatttttttaaataaatctttacAGGAAATATTTatcctttaaataaacaacaTGAAATTGGTGCGTATAAACGAATTATCGTATTAGTTTGTGAAATATAAAGAAAGGATGTGTTTAATTAAacactaaaagaaaaaaaatataataatattaataataaacaagtgctaattgttttaatttaattgaatttaatttaacattttttgtaacaGATGCTAGTCTTTGGTTTATTGGCTTTTGTTGCTTGCACATTGGCTGCTCCTCAAAAAGATGTGGaaattatttctcaaaataGTGATGTGAACATTGACTCTTACAAGTTTGAGTTGAGTATTTCCTCGTGTTAACACTAAaggaatttcaaatttttattgtcCAAAttgtccattttttttttccatttagcTTCGCCACCAGTGATGGAACTTCGCGTACTGAGGAGGGTGTCATTAAAAATGCCGGTACCGACAATGAAGTTTTAGAGGTAAAGGGCAGCTTTACATGGACTGCTCCCGATGGTCAAACCTATACAGTGAACTTCATAGCTGATGAGAATGGTTTCCAACCTGAAGGCGCCCATATACCAAAATAGACAACTacaatttaactaaaaacattCTTGTTAACCATTTACGTTCGCTTAgtagaagaagaagaagaagctGAAGAATATGAA
This genomic window contains:
- the LOC135955000 gene encoding endocuticle structural protein SgAbd-6-like isoform X2, which translates into the protein MLVFGLLAFVACTLAAPQKDVEIISQNSDVNIDSYKFDFATSDGTSRTEEGVIKNAGTDNEVLEVKGSFTWTAPDGQTYTVNFIADENGFQPEGAHIPK
- the LOC135955000 gene encoding endocuticle structural protein SgAbd-6-like isoform X1; the protein is MKLMLVFGLLAFVACTLAAPQKDVEIISQNSDVNIDSYKFDFATSDGTSRTEEGVIKNAGTDNEVLEVKGSFTWTAPDGQTYTVNFIADENGFQPEGAHIPK